The Erigeron canadensis isolate Cc75 chromosome 4, C_canadensis_v1, whole genome shotgun sequence genome window below encodes:
- the LOC122598508 gene encoding pre-mRNA-splicing factor ATP-dependent RNA helicase DEAH10 isoform X2, with the protein MANNNHRGGRRSNFNNNNRRNHSNFNPSNRRNHQPKLPLHSNQNSDLLTGKHKLDLQRRSLPIASVETRLVEEVRKNDTLIIVGETGSGKTTQLPQYLYKGGFCNNGGIIGITQPRRVAAVTVAKRVAEEFGDKLGQKVGYSIRFEDVTSISTRIKYMTDGLLLREALLDPYLSRYSVIVVDEAHERTVQTDVLLGLLKDVQKKRSQSFNGSNSDIVKADDGTPLKEENNGQTSSVIKPRQVGKLNPLKLVIMSASLDARGFSEYFGGAKAVHVQGRQFPVDILYTAQPETDCLDAALVTIFQIHLEEGPGDILVFLSGQEEIESIEGLVRENLKKLPEASQKLVILPLFSSLPSEKQMKVFAPAAVGFRKVVLATNIAETSVTIPGIKYVIDPGLVKVRSYSPDSGIESLIVVKTSKAQALQRSGRAGREGPGKCFRLYPESRFEKLDDSTVPEIKRCNLSNVILQLSALGIDDILGFDFMDKPDRMAVIRSLESLYLLGALTDEKKLSDPIGHQMARLPLEPNDSKALILASQFDCLEEMLIIVAMLSVESIFYAPREKLEESKTVMKSFSSPEGDHLTLLNVYRASLEFLEKNKTENGDDNAEKNLKKCQIRENVERMDLKICSCGDDMLQLRRCLAASYFLNAALKQPDGTYRVMANGQIAEIHPTSVLRRTKSECIIFYNLVQTTRNYVRNVTRVDYLWLAELAPQYYTLKD; encoded by the exons ATGGCTAACAATAACCACagaggaggaagaagatcaaacttcaacaacaacaacagaagAAATCACTCCAACTTCAATCCCAGCAACAGAAGAAATCACCAACCTAAACTCCCTCTTCATTCCAATCAAAATTCAGACTTACTCACCGG GAAacacaaacttgacttacaaagAAGATCCTTACCTATTGCTTCAG TTGAGACAAGGCTTGTCGAAGAAGTCCGAAAAAATGATACCTTGATTATTGTTGGTGAAACCGGTAGTGGCAAGACCACAC AGTTACCCCAGTATTTGTACAAAGGAGGATTTTGTAACAATGGGGGAATAATTGGAATAACTCAACCAAGACGTGTTGCTGCAGTAACCGTTGCAAAACGTGTTGCTGAAGAATTTGGTGATAAGTTGGGCCAAAAAGTTGGTTACTCCATTAGGTTTGAAGATGTCACATCCATCTCCACACGGATTAAGTACATGACTGATGGACTCCTATTAAG GGAAGCACTTTTGGACCCGTATCTCTCAAGGTACTCGGTAATAGTCGTTGATGAAGCTCATGAAAGGACGGTGCAGACTGATGTGTTGCTAGGTTTGCTGAAAGATGTACAAAAGAAGAGATCTCAAAGTTTTAATGGATCTAATAGTGATATTGTGAAGGCCGACGATGGTACACCACTAAAGGAAGAAAATAATGGTCAAACTAGCAGTGTTATTAAGCCACGTCAAGTTGGAAAGTTAAATCCGTTGAAGTTAGTAATCATGTCTGCTAGTTTAGATGCTCGGGGGTTTTCCGAGTATTTTGGGGGCGCAAAAGCTGTTCATGTTCAAGGGCGACAGTTTCCTGTGGATATTCTGTACACAGCCCAACCTGAGACAGACTGTTTGGATGCAGCATTAGTTACCATATTTCAG ATACATTTGGAAGAAGGACCTGGTGATATACTTGTATTTCTGTCTGGTCAAGAAGAGATTGAATCTATCGAGGGTCTTGTGCGTGAAAATCTTAAGAAGTTACCTGAAGCCAGTCAAAAACTTGTAATCTTACCGTTGTTCTCTTCTCTTCCATCAGAGAAGCAAATGAAAGTTTTTGCACCAGCTGCGGTTGGATTCAGAAAG GTAGTACTTGCAACTAACATTGCTGAAACATCAGTGACGATACCCGGAATCAAGTATGTTATTGATCCTGGATTGGTGAAAGTGCGTAGTTACTCTCCTGACAGTGGCATCGAGTCTCTGATTGTTGTTAAAACTTCAAAAGCTCAGGCTCTTCAGAGGAG TGGACGTGCAGGGCGTGAAGGACCTGGGAAATGCTTTCGTCTTTATCCAGAGAGCCGATTTGAAAAACTTGACGATTCCACAGTCCCAGAGATCAAACGATGCAACCTTTCAAATGTTATTTTGCAGCTTAGTGCTCTTGGTATTGATGATATACTTGGGTTTGACTTCATGGATAAGCCTGATCG GATGGCTGTCATTAGATCACTGGAATCGTTGTACTTACTAGGGGCTTTGACGGACGAAAAAAAGCTATCAGATCCAATTGGACACCAAATGGCGCGTCTTCCATTAGAGCCAAATGATTCGAAGGCCCTTATTTTAGCTAGCCAGTTCGATTGCTTGGAAGAAATGTTAATCATTGTAGCAATGCTATCAGTGGAATCAATATTTTATGCTCCTCGTGAGAAGTTAGAAGAG TCAAAAACTGTTATGAAATCTTTCTCAAGCCCAGAGGGAGACCATCTCACATTGCTTAATGTCTATCGTGCCTCTCTTGAGTTTTTGGAGAAGAACAAGACCGAGAATGGTGATGACAATGCTGAAAAGAATTTAAAGAAATG TCAAATCCGGGAGAATGTTGAACGAATGGATCTTAAGATTTGTTCATGTGGAGATGATATGCTTCAGCTTCGCAGGTGTCTTGCTGCTTCCTATTTCCTGAATGCCGCCCTGAAGCAACCTGATGGTACATACAG GGTTATGGCAAATGGTCAGATTGCTGAGATTCACCCAACTTCTGTTCTAAGACGTACAAAATCGGAGTGCATAATATTCTACAATTTAGTTCAAACTACACGTAATTATGTGCGCAATGTTACTAGAGTTGATTATTTGTGGCTAGCAGAGCTGGCCCCACAATATTATACCTTGAAGGATTAG
- the LOC122598508 gene encoding pre-mRNA-splicing factor ATP-dependent RNA helicase DEAH10 isoform X1: MANNNHRGGRRSNFNNNNRRNHSNFNPSNRRNHQPKLPLHSNQNSDLLTGKHKLDLQRRSLPIASVETRLVEEVRKNDTLIIVGETGSGKTTQLPQYLYKGGFCNNGGIIGITQPRRVAAVTVAKRVAEEFGDKLGQKVGYSIRFEDVTSISTRIKYMTDGLLLREALLDPYLSRYSVIVVDEAHERTVQTDVLLGLLKDVQKKRSQSFNGSNSDIVKADDGTPLKEENNGQTSSVIKPRQVGKLNPLKLVIMSASLDARGFSEYFGGAKAVHVQGRQFPVDILYTAQPETDCLDAALVTIFQIHLEEGPGDILVFLSGQEEIESIEGLVRENLKKLPEASQKLVILPLFSSLPSEKQMKVFAPAAVGFRKVVLATNIAETSVTIPGIKYVIDPGLVKVRSYSPDSGIESLIVVKTSKAQALQRSGRAGREGPGKCFRLYPESRFEKLDDSTVPEIKRCNLSNVILQLSALGIDDILGFDFMDKPDRMAVIRSLESLYLLGALTDEKKLSDPIGHQMARLPLEPNDSKALILASQFDCLEEMLIIVAMLSVESIFYAPREKLEESKTVMKSFSSPEGDHLTLLNVYRASLEFLEKNKTENGDDNAEKNLKKWCKDNFINSRSLKHARNIYNQIRENVERMDLKICSCGDDMLQLRRCLAASYFLNAALKQPDGTYRVMANGQIAEIHPTSVLRRTKSECIIFYNLVQTTRNYVRNVTRVDYLWLAELAPQYYTLKD; this comes from the exons ATGGCTAACAATAACCACagaggaggaagaagatcaaacttcaacaacaacaacagaagAAATCACTCCAACTTCAATCCCAGCAACAGAAGAAATCACCAACCTAAACTCCCTCTTCATTCCAATCAAAATTCAGACTTACTCACCGG GAAacacaaacttgacttacaaagAAGATCCTTACCTATTGCTTCAG TTGAGACAAGGCTTGTCGAAGAAGTCCGAAAAAATGATACCTTGATTATTGTTGGTGAAACCGGTAGTGGCAAGACCACAC AGTTACCCCAGTATTTGTACAAAGGAGGATTTTGTAACAATGGGGGAATAATTGGAATAACTCAACCAAGACGTGTTGCTGCAGTAACCGTTGCAAAACGTGTTGCTGAAGAATTTGGTGATAAGTTGGGCCAAAAAGTTGGTTACTCCATTAGGTTTGAAGATGTCACATCCATCTCCACACGGATTAAGTACATGACTGATGGACTCCTATTAAG GGAAGCACTTTTGGACCCGTATCTCTCAAGGTACTCGGTAATAGTCGTTGATGAAGCTCATGAAAGGACGGTGCAGACTGATGTGTTGCTAGGTTTGCTGAAAGATGTACAAAAGAAGAGATCTCAAAGTTTTAATGGATCTAATAGTGATATTGTGAAGGCCGACGATGGTACACCACTAAAGGAAGAAAATAATGGTCAAACTAGCAGTGTTATTAAGCCACGTCAAGTTGGAAAGTTAAATCCGTTGAAGTTAGTAATCATGTCTGCTAGTTTAGATGCTCGGGGGTTTTCCGAGTATTTTGGGGGCGCAAAAGCTGTTCATGTTCAAGGGCGACAGTTTCCTGTGGATATTCTGTACACAGCCCAACCTGAGACAGACTGTTTGGATGCAGCATTAGTTACCATATTTCAG ATACATTTGGAAGAAGGACCTGGTGATATACTTGTATTTCTGTCTGGTCAAGAAGAGATTGAATCTATCGAGGGTCTTGTGCGTGAAAATCTTAAGAAGTTACCTGAAGCCAGTCAAAAACTTGTAATCTTACCGTTGTTCTCTTCTCTTCCATCAGAGAAGCAAATGAAAGTTTTTGCACCAGCTGCGGTTGGATTCAGAAAG GTAGTACTTGCAACTAACATTGCTGAAACATCAGTGACGATACCCGGAATCAAGTATGTTATTGATCCTGGATTGGTGAAAGTGCGTAGTTACTCTCCTGACAGTGGCATCGAGTCTCTGATTGTTGTTAAAACTTCAAAAGCTCAGGCTCTTCAGAGGAG TGGACGTGCAGGGCGTGAAGGACCTGGGAAATGCTTTCGTCTTTATCCAGAGAGCCGATTTGAAAAACTTGACGATTCCACAGTCCCAGAGATCAAACGATGCAACCTTTCAAATGTTATTTTGCAGCTTAGTGCTCTTGGTATTGATGATATACTTGGGTTTGACTTCATGGATAAGCCTGATCG GATGGCTGTCATTAGATCACTGGAATCGTTGTACTTACTAGGGGCTTTGACGGACGAAAAAAAGCTATCAGATCCAATTGGACACCAAATGGCGCGTCTTCCATTAGAGCCAAATGATTCGAAGGCCCTTATTTTAGCTAGCCAGTTCGATTGCTTGGAAGAAATGTTAATCATTGTAGCAATGCTATCAGTGGAATCAATATTTTATGCTCCTCGTGAGAAGTTAGAAGAG TCAAAAACTGTTATGAAATCTTTCTCAAGCCCAGAGGGAGACCATCTCACATTGCTTAATGTCTATCGTGCCTCTCTTGAGTTTTTGGAGAAGAACAAGACCGAGAATGGTGATGACAATGCTGAAAAGAATTTAAAGAAATGGTGCAAGGATAACTTTATTAACAGTCGTTCCTTAAAGCATGCTCGCAACATTTACAA TCAAATCCGGGAGAATGTTGAACGAATGGATCTTAAGATTTGTTCATGTGGAGATGATATGCTTCAGCTTCGCAGGTGTCTTGCTGCTTCCTATTTCCTGAATGCCGCCCTGAAGCAACCTGATGGTACATACAG GGTTATGGCAAATGGTCAGATTGCTGAGATTCACCCAACTTCTGTTCTAAGACGTACAAAATCGGAGTGCATAATATTCTACAATTTAGTTCAAACTACACGTAATTATGTGCGCAATGTTACTAGAGTTGATTATTTGTGGCTAGCAGAGCTGGCCCCACAATATTATACCTTGAAGGATTAG
- the LOC122596736 gene encoding uncharacterized protein LOC122596736, with the protein MSMRIKAVVDKFVEELKEALDADIQDRIMKEREMQSYIEEREREVAEREAAWKAELSRREAEIARQEARLKMERENLEKEKSVLMGTASNQDNQDGALEITVSGEKYRCLRFSKAKK; encoded by the exons ATGTCGATGAGGATAAAGGCGGTGGTGGATAAATTTGTAGAGGAATTGAAAGAGGCGTTGGATGCAGATATACAAGACAGAATTATGAAAGAAAGAGAGATGCAGAGTTATATCGAAGAACGCGAACGTGAAGTCGCTGAACGCGAGGCCGCCTGGAAAGCCGAACTCTCTCGTCGCGAG GCAGAAATTGCTAGACAAGAAGCAAGACTGAAAATGGAAAGAGAAAACCTTGAGAAAGAGAAGAGTGTGCTCATGGGAACTGCGTCCAACCAAGATAATCAAGACGGGGCCCTTGAAATTACCGTAAGCGGTGAGAAGTACCGATGTCTCAGGTTCTCAAAGGCCAAAAAATGA
- the LOC122597900 gene encoding protein THYLAKOID ASSEMBLY 8-like, chloroplastic: MAIRSMNFGGYATVSIQTRMSSTFTQNLELLNCSSLEFEKKGQGSSFNGARMRVTMRDRSKNRKPLQKGRNLSIEAIQTVQALKRASKSSDKQQEVIHSKFSRLLKFDMMAILRELLRQDHSLLALMVFEEIQKEHWYKPQVSLYAEIIMVLARNGLHDDVNIIFVDLKNEKGRLGAKAEEFNVLLETLMSYNKIRLAINCYELMKEVGCDPDRSTFKLLVHNLESKGEVILSESMRQEAHRYYGDSIEFVDEQEEMAKS; the protein is encoded by the exons ATGGCAATCAGGAGTATGAATTTTGGTGGGTATGCCACTGTTTCCATACAAACAAGAATGTCTTCTACTTTCACACAAAATTTGGAACTTTTAAACTGCTCATCGCTTGAATTTGAGAAGAAGGGCCAAGGAAGCTCCTTTAATGGGGCTCGGATGAGAGTAACAATGAGGGACAGAAGCAAGAACAGGAAACCCTTGCAGAAAGGTCGAAATCTAAGCATCGAGGCCATTCAAACAGTTCAAGCCCTCAAACGCGCATCCAAATCTTCAGACAAACAACAAGAAGTAATTCATTCCAAGTTTAGTAGATTATTGAAGTTTGATATGATGGCCATCCTCCGTGAACTACTACGCCAAGACCATTCCCTGCTGGCTCTTATG GTGTTTGAGGAGATACAAAAGGAACATTGGTATAAACCTCAGGTATCATTATATGCTGAAATAATCATGGTCTTGGCAAGGAATGGCTTACATGATGATGTCAATATCATTTTTGTTGACTTGAAAAATGAAAAGGGTAGATTAGGAGCTAAGGCGGAGGAGTTTAATGTGTTGTTGGAAACGTTGATGAGTTACAACAAGATTAGGCTTGCCATTAATTGCTATGAGTTGATGAAGGAGGTGGGATGTGATCCAGATAGGTCAACATTCAAGTTATTAGTCCACAATTTAGAATCAAAAGGAGAAGTCATCCTTTCAGAAAGTATGAGGCAAGAAGCTCATAGATATTATGGTGATTCTATCGAGTTTGTAGATGAGCAAGAAGAGATGGCAAAGAGCTAA